From the genome of Anabrus simplex isolate iqAnaSimp1 chromosome X, ASM4041472v1, whole genome shotgun sequence, one region includes:
- the LOC137503254 gene encoding mitochondrial import inner membrane translocase subunit Tim22, whose amino-acid sequence MDTQEESKQVYFTPDEWDHVVNYLVGNNYRYRENIVIPRVMGPVHIKTNEEKMVERFFESCPFKTGMSCVLGYAFGAAIGLFSASVNPTILGPDAKPQSAREVFLEMKGTTLSYAKNFALIGALFSACECTIESYRGKTDWRNGTYAGGVTGGLIGLRAGLKGGIVGAAGFAAFSTIIDYYMHHLF is encoded by the exons ATGGATACCCAAGAGGAGAGTAAACAAGTGTATTTCACTCCTGATGAATGGGATCATGTTGTCAACTATTTGGTGGGCAATAACTACAGATATAGGGAAAATATTGTTATTCCCAGAGTGATGGGTCCAGTTCATATCAAAACAAATGAGGAAAAAATGGTGGAAAGGTTTTTCGAGAGCTGTCCTTTTAAAACTGGCATGAGCTGTGTTCTCG GTTATGCCTTTGGGGCAGCAATTGGCTTGTTTTCTGCCAGTGTAAATCCTACTATACTTGGTCCTGATGCAAAACCTCAGTCTGCACGAGAGGTATTCCTGGAAATGAAGGGAACAACTCTAAGTTATGCTAAAAATTTTGCATTAATTGGAGCTTTATTCTCAGCATGTGAATGTACAATTGAATCA TATCGAGGGAAGACGGACTGGCGTAATGGCACTTACGCGGGAGGAGTAACAGGTGGACTTATAGGATTAAGAG CTGGCTTGAAAGGAGGAATCGTGGGTGCTGCTGGATTTGCTGCATTTTCTACTATCATAGATTATTATATGCATCACTTATTTTAG